A single genomic interval of Brevibacillus brevis harbors:
- a CDS encoding ABC transporter permease gives MGALFVLPMLMIAILSFLKRGTYGQVVYEFTLNNYIRIFDPLYGQIFGDTLVVAVLTTVFSILCGYPLAYYISRLEKSTQQIWLLLVMIPFWINFLVRSYAWVIILRSQGVINTFLQSLGIISEPLPLLYNSGSVLLGMVYTLLPFMVLPIYVSLEQMDRRKLEAAYDLGATPWKAFWHVTLPMTKTGVVTGSILVFVSSIGMFVVPDVMGGAKSALIGNVIQNQFLSARDWPFGSALSIVLMLLSMLLILLYFRATKASETKEGSA, from the coding sequence ATGGGTGCGCTTTTCGTCCTGCCTATGCTTATGATCGCCATATTGTCTTTCCTCAAAAGAGGCACGTACGGGCAAGTTGTCTATGAGTTTACGCTGAACAATTACATCCGTATTTTCGATCCGCTGTATGGTCAAATTTTTGGGGATACGCTGGTCGTGGCGGTTCTAACAACGGTATTTTCGATCTTGTGCGGCTATCCCTTAGCGTATTACATTTCACGGCTGGAAAAATCGACGCAGCAAATATGGCTTTTGCTCGTGATGATTCCGTTTTGGATCAACTTCTTGGTCCGATCCTATGCGTGGGTAATCATCCTGCGTTCGCAAGGTGTAATCAATACGTTCCTGCAATCGCTGGGCATTATTTCGGAGCCGCTGCCGCTTTTGTACAATTCGGGTTCTGTCCTGCTCGGGATGGTGTACACACTCTTGCCGTTTATGGTACTGCCGATTTATGTGTCGCTGGAGCAGATGGATCGTCGTAAGCTGGAAGCAGCGTATGACCTGGGTGCAACGCCTTGGAAAGCTTTTTGGCATGTGACTCTGCCGATGACCAAGACAGGTGTCGTCACTGGCTCGATCCTCGTATTTGTTTCATCTATCGGGATGTTCGTCGTTCCGGATGTCATGGGAGGAGCGAAATCGGCTCTGATCGGAAACGTCATTCAAAATCAATTTTTGTCTGCGCGTGACTGGCCGTTTGGTTCTGCCTTGTCCATCGTGCTGATGCTATTGTCCATGCTGTTGATTCTTCTTTATTTCCGCGCTACCAAAGCGAGCGAGACAAAGGAGGGATCAGCATGA
- a CDS encoding ABC transporter ATP-binding protein — MKKIIHLDSIEKRFADTVVVPSFSLSIEEGEFLTLLGPSGCGKTTLLRMIAGFEQPTTGEIFLDEKPLSHVPPYQRDMNMVFQQYALFPHMTVEQNILFGLKMKKVNAAEQQKRLEEVLQYVQLTELRKRTPKQLSGGQQQRVAIARAIINNPRVLLLDEPLGALDYQLRKSLQLELKNLQKNLGITFIYVTHDQEEAMAMSDRIAVMNKGRIEQIASPAEIYNSPQTLFVATFIGENNIFRENGTNAAVRPEKIKLYPVDSDKDKHKKLGTIADAVFLGNLRKVFIRLEGQDMTVMAHQYAGDGLDWQVGDQVAIGWAQTDEVILPC, encoded by the coding sequence ATGAAAAAAATTATACATCTGGATTCGATTGAAAAGAGATTTGCAGATACTGTCGTCGTCCCCTCTTTTTCTCTCTCCATTGAAGAAGGGGAGTTTTTGACGTTACTCGGCCCCAGTGGCTGTGGGAAAACGACACTGCTGCGAATGATTGCTGGCTTTGAGCAGCCAACGACTGGGGAAATTTTCCTTGACGAAAAACCACTCAGCCATGTGCCACCGTATCAGCGCGATATGAACATGGTGTTCCAGCAATATGCTTTGTTTCCACACATGACCGTGGAGCAAAACATCCTGTTTGGTTTGAAAATGAAAAAAGTGAACGCAGCTGAACAACAAAAGCGTTTGGAGGAAGTACTTCAGTACGTCCAACTGACAGAATTGCGGAAGCGCACGCCTAAGCAGCTGTCTGGCGGACAACAGCAACGCGTAGCAATCGCACGGGCGATTATTAACAACCCACGCGTTCTGCTTCTGGACGAGCCTCTAGGTGCTTTGGACTATCAATTGCGAAAAAGCTTGCAGCTCGAACTGAAAAACTTGCAGAAAAACTTAGGGATAACGTTCATTTACGTCACCCATGACCAAGAAGAAGCGATGGCGATGTCCGATCGCATCGCGGTTATGAACAAGGGACGAATTGAACAGATTGCTTCTCCAGCAGAGATTTACAACTCCCCGCAAACCCTGTTTGTGGCTACCTTTATTGGGGAAAACAACATTTTCCGGGAAAACGGAACGAATGCAGCCGTGCGTCCAGAAAAGATCAAGTTGTACCCGGTTGACTCCGACAAGGACAAGCACAAGAAGCTGGGCACTATTGCTGACGCGGTGTTCCTCGGCAATTTGCGCAAGGTATTTATCCGCCTCGAGGGGCAGGATATGACCGTAATGGCACACCAGTACGCAGGTGACGGTCTGGACTGGCAGGTGGGAGATCAAGTGGCCATTGGCTGGGCACAGACGGACGAGGTGATTCTTCCTTGTTAA
- a CDS encoding DMT family transporter, translating into MKDQQKAILAALLNAGITGLSFLFLKMALAVTNPVDTLAHRFTVAFIAASIPIVFGWIKLSIKPKDMLTIIPLAMLYPVLFFTLQAFGLVYTTSSEAGIIQATVPIFTMIMAAFFLGESSTWLQKLSTLLSVGGVVYIFAMKGLGVNAGSGSSIGTILILLSAFSLAGYSVLARKMTKSFHYIDMTYMVALLGFLFFNGWSVIRHSAEGTLSTYFAPFASSAFIISIVFLGILSSLMTSFMTNFALSKMEASKLSVFNNLSTLVTIVAGVIFLQEQLAYYHLIGAVMIIIGVIGTNFLGARSKNQNRTSQPKSTSV; encoded by the coding sequence ATGAAAGACCAACAAAAAGCGATTCTTGCGGCATTACTGAATGCAGGGATTACCGGCTTGTCGTTTTTGTTTCTGAAAATGGCACTCGCTGTAACCAACCCGGTTGATACTTTGGCACACCGTTTTACCGTGGCATTTATCGCTGCATCCATTCCGATCGTGTTTGGGTGGATCAAGCTGTCCATCAAGCCAAAAGACATGCTCACGATTATACCGCTCGCCATGCTGTACCCCGTGCTGTTCTTTACCCTTCAGGCGTTTGGACTGGTGTATACCACTTCCTCTGAAGCAGGGATTATTCAAGCAACCGTTCCGATTTTTACTATGATCATGGCGGCATTCTTTTTGGGAGAGTCTTCTACGTGGCTGCAAAAGCTGTCCACGCTTTTATCCGTAGGAGGCGTCGTGTACATTTTTGCAATGAAGGGGCTGGGTGTAAACGCAGGCTCAGGGAGTAGTATCGGTACCATTCTCATCCTGTTATCCGCGTTTTCTTTAGCGGGGTATAGTGTTCTGGCGAGGAAAATGACAAAGTCCTTTCATTATATAGACATGACGTATATGGTGGCGTTGCTCGGATTTTTGTTTTTTAATGGCTGGTCAGTCATTCGCCATAGTGCAGAGGGAACCTTGTCGACGTATTTTGCCCCTTTCGCCAGCTCGGCGTTTATCATTTCGATTGTATTTTTGGGGATACTGTCCTCGCTCATGACGTCTTTTATGACCAACTTTGCCTTGTCCAAGATGGAAGCATCCAAACTCAGCGTGTTTAACAATTTGTCTACATTGGTGACCATCGTGGCAGGCGTCATCTTTTTGCAGGAACAACTGGCATACTACCATCTTATTGGCGCGGTGATGATTATTATCGGGGTGATTGGGACGAATTTCCTAGGGGCAAGATCCAAAAACCAGAATCGCACGTCTCAACCGAAATCCACTTCTGTATGA
- a CDS encoding PLP-dependent aminotransferase family protein, with protein sequence MHKYLQLQNELETLIESLSYRDGDRLPSIRELASRYQCSKSTVIRTLNELEKRHLIYSVDRSGYYVVKKQKKIQPADTSMIDFATSAPDPDLFPYVDFQHCINKAIETYKNDLFIYGTTQGLPSLIAVIAKLLGNHQVFTDPGNIFITSGVQQALSLLCSLPFPNGKETILIEQPSYHLFIESLQVRKHPVVGIKRTAQGIDLEELESIFRKGEIKFFYTMPRYHSPLGTTYSRKDKQRIVELAQQYDVYIVEDDYMADLEHDSKADPLFTYDRFSRTIYLKSYSKIIFPGLRLGVAVIPDALKDSFNQHKRLMDIDSSMLSQAALEIYLKSGMFERHKQKIRSSYQRRSNLLMASLNHFAANEENLFSFQPFAYPGIHTHIVLNDSTPVSAVISQLKKRSILVDATDKNYLMGFPQENMLKLNVSYAKEAVIEQGIEVLMDVLRRMHR encoded by the coding sequence ATGCACAAATATTTGCAGCTTCAAAATGAACTCGAAACATTGATTGAAAGCCTCTCCTATCGAGACGGAGACCGGCTTCCCTCCATTCGGGAGCTCGCATCTCGCTACCAATGCAGCAAGAGCACTGTCATCCGCACTTTGAATGAGCTCGAAAAGCGTCACCTCATCTACTCAGTCGACCGAAGCGGTTACTACGTCGTGAAAAAACAAAAGAAGATACAACCCGCAGATACGTCCATGATCGATTTTGCGACCTCTGCTCCCGATCCTGACCTTTTTCCTTATGTCGACTTTCAACACTGCATCAATAAAGCGATTGAAACCTATAAAAACGATCTTTTCATATATGGAACTACACAAGGCTTGCCATCGCTCATTGCCGTCATCGCCAAGCTGCTTGGGAACCATCAGGTTTTTACGGACCCGGGTAATATTTTCATTACCTCCGGTGTCCAACAAGCTCTATCCTTGCTGTGCAGTCTTCCTTTTCCAAATGGCAAGGAAACGATTCTGATTGAGCAGCCCAGCTACCACCTTTTCATTGAAAGTTTGCAAGTACGCAAGCACCCTGTCGTCGGGATCAAACGCACTGCCCAAGGAATCGATTTAGAAGAGCTGGAGTCTATTTTCCGAAAGGGAGAGATCAAGTTTTTCTATACGATGCCTCGCTATCATAGTCCGCTCGGTACGACGTACAGTCGAAAGGATAAACAGCGTATTGTGGAGCTTGCCCAACAGTATGACGTCTATATCGTAGAAGACGATTACATGGCAGACCTTGAGCATGACAGCAAAGCTGATCCCCTCTTTACCTATGATCGCTTTTCTCGCACCATCTATTTAAAAAGCTATTCCAAAATTATTTTTCCCGGGCTGCGTTTGGGTGTAGCCGTTATACCTGACGCGCTTAAGGATTCCTTCAACCAGCACAAGCGACTCATGGATATCGACAGCTCCATGCTCTCTCAAGCTGCGTTGGAAATTTACCTAAAAAGCGGAATGTTCGAGCGTCACAAGCAAAAAATACGCAGTTCCTATCAACGGCGATCCAACCTGCTAATGGCGTCCTTGAACCATTTTGCGGCGAATGAAGAGAATCTGTTCAGCTTTCAGCCCTTTGCGTATCCGGGGATTCATACGCACATTGTTTTGAACGATTCCACCCCGGTCTCTGCTGTTATCAGCCAGCTCAAAAAACGCTCGATCCTTGTGGATGCTACTGACAAAAATTACTTGATGGGCTTTCCGCAAGAAAATATGTTGAAGCTGAATGTGTCCTATGCCAAGGAAGCAGTGATTGAGCAAGGGATTGAGGTGTTGATGGATGTGTTACGCCGCATGCACCGATAA
- a CDS encoding YqaA family protein, whose product MFQNILDFLMEYGYLGMFIHSFADAVIFPVPAFFLQVPLSLVDPSQALWIATVGYIACLLGTPVGYFIGKVLGKSVLYKILKKEWIDSATAMFQKKGEVAIFIGSFTPIPFKVFTIMSGCLKFPLWKLIGYAAIGRAVKFYAVGFLFYFYGKMAENMVHNVSLYIFLTVVPLILVGLWVKKIIAKRRQVKMESAGVSNGVNEKVMNK is encoded by the coding sequence ATGTTTCAGAACATTTTAGATTTCTTAATGGAATACGGCTATTTGGGAATGTTCATCCATTCTTTTGCAGACGCAGTCATCTTTCCCGTTCCTGCCTTCTTTCTTCAAGTACCACTCAGCCTCGTTGATCCTTCGCAGGCCTTGTGGATTGCAACGGTAGGCTACATCGCTTGTCTGTTAGGGACACCCGTCGGTTATTTTATTGGTAAAGTACTAGGCAAATCCGTTCTCTACAAAATCCTCAAGAAGGAATGGATTGATTCTGCCACAGCGATGTTCCAAAAGAAAGGCGAAGTCGCGATCTTCATCGGTTCGTTTACCCCCATTCCGTTTAAAGTGTTTACAATCATGTCGGGTTGCTTGAAATTCCCGTTGTGGAAATTGATTGGGTACGCGGCAATTGGACGGGCAGTCAAATTTTACGCAGTCGGATTTTTGTTTTATTTTTACGGCAAAATGGCGGAAAATATGGTCCATAACGTTTCTCTCTATATCTTTCTCACCGTTGTGCCGCTCATCTTGGTCGGGCTATGGGTGAAGAAAATCATCGCCAAGCGCCGCCAAGTGAAAATGGAAAGCGCTGGAGTCAGCAACGGCGTCAATGAGAAAGTCATGAATAAATAA
- a CDS encoding ATP-dependent Clp protease ATP-binding subunit, whose product MHCEICKQREATVTVHIRLQNQQQKYDLCKDCQTKLTNKMGVGMGFSPFSSFSGLDEFLQGFAQGSMNAGKSSSQPQPQAPERGGGILDDLGRNLNDAARAGLIDPVIGREQEIERVIEILNRRNKNNPVLIGEPGVGKTAIAEGLALRITEGQVPTKLKNKQVYILDVASLVAGTGIRGQFEEKMKQVIAELQKRKNVILFVDEIHLLVGAGSAEGSMDAGNILKPALARGELQLVGATTLKEYRVIEKDAALERRLQPVMVKEPTVEQAIEILKGLRPKYEAFHQVAYSDDVIRASVEYSHRYIQDRFLPDKAIDLMDEVGSRLNLRSSAVDTAELHERLAQINQEKKEATEQEAYERAARLRDEEAGILEKLDQIEGKEQRVQVDVTDIQALIEQKTGIPVTKLQSDEQMKMKNLAAHLEAKVIGQSEAVTQVAKAIRRSRAGLKPKNRPIASFLFVGPTGVGKTELSKALAEELFGTRDSMIRLDMSEYMEKHSVSKLIGSPPGYVGHEEAGQLTERVRRNPYSIILLDEIEKAHPDVMHMFLQILEDGRLTDSQGRTVNFKETVIIATSNAGVSERKISVGFGAKAPEPATVLDSLGAYFKPEFLNRFDSIISFAHLEKQDLVKIVDLLLQDVRGNLFEQGMEITVTDAAKEKLAELGYNPSFGARPLRRVIQQYVEDGIADLVMEEDDVTAMVIDVEDDVIRVKKG is encoded by the coding sequence ATGCATTGTGAAATCTGTAAACAACGAGAAGCAACTGTGACTGTTCATATACGCTTACAAAATCAGCAACAGAAATACGATCTGTGCAAAGACTGCCAGACAAAGCTGACCAACAAAATGGGAGTGGGCATGGGCTTTAGTCCGTTCTCCTCCTTCTCTGGACTGGATGAGTTCCTGCAAGGCTTTGCTCAAGGTTCGATGAACGCTGGCAAATCTTCCAGCCAACCGCAGCCACAAGCACCAGAGCGTGGTGGAGGCATCCTCGATGACCTGGGTCGTAATCTAAACGATGCGGCACGTGCAGGACTGATTGACCCTGTGATTGGACGCGAACAGGAAATTGAGCGTGTCATTGAGATTTTGAACCGACGTAACAAAAACAATCCAGTTCTGATCGGAGAGCCAGGAGTCGGGAAGACGGCGATTGCGGAAGGCCTCGCCCTGCGTATTACGGAAGGGCAAGTACCGACCAAGCTGAAAAACAAGCAGGTGTACATTTTAGATGTCGCCTCTCTGGTTGCAGGGACGGGAATTCGCGGACAGTTCGAGGAAAAAATGAAGCAAGTGATTGCCGAGCTGCAAAAACGCAAAAATGTCATCCTGTTTGTGGATGAGATTCATCTCTTGGTGGGAGCAGGCTCTGCGGAGGGATCCATGGATGCAGGGAACATTCTGAAGCCTGCGCTAGCTCGCGGTGAGTTGCAACTGGTTGGGGCAACAACGTTAAAAGAGTATCGCGTGATTGAAAAAGACGCTGCTCTGGAGCGCCGCCTGCAGCCAGTTATGGTCAAGGAACCAACCGTAGAACAAGCCATCGAGATTTTAAAAGGATTGCGTCCGAAATACGAAGCATTCCACCAAGTTGCTTACTCGGATGATGTCATTCGTGCTTCCGTGGAATACTCCCATCGTTACATCCAGGATCGATTCTTGCCTGACAAGGCGATTGATCTCATGGATGAAGTGGGCTCTCGCTTGAATCTGAGATCCTCCGCGGTTGATACGGCAGAGCTGCATGAGCGGCTGGCACAAATCAATCAGGAGAAAAAGGAAGCGACGGAGCAAGAAGCATACGAACGAGCTGCCCGTCTGAGAGACGAGGAAGCGGGTATTTTAGAGAAGCTGGATCAAATCGAAGGCAAGGAGCAACGCGTTCAGGTTGACGTCACGGACATCCAAGCCTTGATCGAGCAAAAGACTGGGATTCCGGTTACCAAGCTGCAAAGTGATGAGCAGATGAAAATGAAAAACCTGGCCGCACATTTGGAAGCAAAAGTCATTGGTCAATCCGAGGCGGTCACTCAAGTAGCGAAGGCGATTCGACGCAGTCGGGCAGGTCTGAAACCGAAAAACAGACCGATCGCTTCCTTCCTGTTCGTCGGTCCGACTGGCGTAGGGAAGACAGAGCTGTCCAAAGCATTGGCAGAGGAGCTGTTTGGGACCCGTGATTCCATGATCCGCCTCGATATGAGCGAGTACATGGAGAAGCACTCGGTATCCAAATTGATCGGTTCTCCTCCTGGCTACGTCGGTCATGAAGAAGCAGGTCAGCTAACAGAGCGCGTACGCCGCAACCCGTACAGCATTATCCTGCTGGATGAGATCGAAAAAGCACACCCGGACGTGATGCACATGTTCCTGCAAATTCTGGAGGATGGTCGTCTGACAGACAGTCAGGGTCGTACGGTGAATTTTAAAGAGACGGTCATCATTGCTACGAGCAATGCAGGTGTGAGCGAGCGAAAAATCTCCGTCGGCTTTGGAGCAAAAGCGCCCGAGCCTGCTACCGTGCTGGATTCTCTCGGGGCGTACTTCAAGCCGGAGTTCCTGAACCGCTTCGACTCGATCATTTCCTTTGCCCATCTGGAAAAACAGGATTTGGTCAAAATCGTCGATCTGCTGCTGCAAGATGTGAGGGGCAATCTGTTTGAGCAAGGAATGGAGATCACCGTGACAGATGCCGCAAAAGAAAAGCTGGCTGAGTTGGGCTACAACCCTTCCTTTGGGGCACGTCCATTGCGACGCGTGATTCAGCAATATGTCGAGGATGGCATTGCAGATTTGGTGATGGAAGAAGACGATGTGACAGCTATGGTCATTGATGTTGAGGATGATGTCATTCGAGTGAAAAAAGGATAA